The genomic window GGGGTGGGCCATGTTGATGAGACTGTGACATAAAATGCAATGGCTGACAAGGAGTGGGTAGAACACATCTCTGTTCTAGGCTTTTCAAGTCTACAATATTTACACTATACTCTTCAATTTTTAATTACATGTTTTGCCTTTTTGTTAGTGTGGTGTTTTGGAGTTCATGTAGACAGGGTGTAGACAGGGGGGATTCCCTCCTTAGGAACACTGTATTATTAGCACGGACACTTTTGACTTGTGAAAGAAAGCATGGAGATCataggtgagagagaaagaaatgggaAGGATCCAAATTAAGGACTCAAAAATATCCCCCATGAGAGAGGTATTGGTGCACATTTGTCCGATTTAGATTAAAGGATATGCATGCCGATATGGTTGACACTGACCAAGGCAGAGTGTGTTCCGTGTGAGCTAGatttggttcattttgtgcCAGTGAAGTTGTGGCTCTATTTTTGGGTTTTGCAGCAGGCAAAGCCCCACCCCTCGCCCTCTGCCCATGCACCCCTCTGATGTCCACTCAGATTAGGCTCATGCACACACGCATGCAGAACACAAAGTCATGCAGACTCTCTCCTGCCTGCACAGAGGAGTCTGgatggagggatgaagagagacagagagagaaggaggggttcACAGGGGGATGCACTCGTCCTTGAGCACTGCTGACCTCTTCTACAGTTCACCTCTTGGGCGTCACACACTGATGTTGTGCCGCAACAGTGTAATGTTTCATCCCAAAGCGACTGgagcaacaaaacaacatagACTATTGTTTCAGATATTTGAACTGCAGGTGTGCTTGATCTATCTTTGCAGATGTGGAAAATGTTCAAAAGTGAGCGATCAGTAAAAGAACAGAaatctcaaatactttttatgtCCGGCTTCTGTGTGCACATTGTAATCAGCTCCTGTTTTGCCCAGCTCTGATCTTAGACAATGAATGTTTGACTGCTATTTAATCAGaaactctctctcttttatccctttctctccatccctaCGTCTTTATGTTCATCTTTCCCACAtgacacacacctcacacacaaaACTCCAGAGCCCCAGCCTAGATGTTGATGAGAACGGTACGTTGGACCTGAGTATGAGCAAGCATCTGTGCGCTGGTGCTGATGGGGACTCGGTGCTCACCCCTCTAGAGCCCATGTCCCCCCAGCGGCAGGCTGCCCTGCTGGGCTCACGCTGCTACAGCATGGGGGACCCTGCCGACTGCTGGGACCTGCCTGTAGACTACACCAAGATCAAACACATAGACGAGGACGATAAAGAGGTAAAAGGAGATAAAGAACTATTAGGCAGACTCAAGTGTTACCACATTCATCTGACTGCCACTGTCTAGAGGTGGTCTTAAATGAATTAAGAAATACAAAAGCATACAGTTAAGCATATAGCTAGCATGCTTCACGGTTCCATAAGCCTGAGTCCAAATGATTCCCTCTATGCAGCTGATCGAACGCTATGTGCCCAAGTCAAATATTTGCATTGATGTCTGATTGTCTTCAAGGTTTCTAAGATTCTCATCTAACTCACACCCAAATTTGGAACCATTATAAAGTCATATTAGAGATATTGAGGAAAACCTAATGAATCTGCATGTTAATTGATGTCAGCGTTGCCATGCACAGAGGTAGTTGCTCTGTTTGTATCATGCTTCCCGCATGCTGGCtttctgtttttacattttgctccCCTCCAAAATGAATTATGCAAAGTAGCACCTTGGGAGGGAATCGGAATAGCTCATCTCATCAAAGAACTGCTGGAAATCAATGCAGCACTGCTGGGTGCGCCAGTCGGTGTGCAGGCGCATGCATGTACAGTACTTGTGCCTCTGTTGGCATGTGTGTGAGAGGATGTGAATATTCATGCCAGTGTCTGTAGCGTGTCTCTCTGGGAGTCTGCCTGCACACATGCCTGTATAAGCAACTTCCATGTGTAGCCTACTTtctgtatgtatgcatgtgtcgCACTGCCTCCTGTCTGCCTCTCAGCcacactctgctcctgtctgctgctctGCTCGCGCTCTGCCTAATTGGAGAAGCTTCCTGGCTGACCCAgcatcacacacagacagctTGAACACTGGGTAATTTGGGCTGTATCTGGACCTGTTTTTTCATGGGCATTACTGTACATCCACTGCAAGCATGAAGAAAGGAAAAAGGATTTGCATCAACAGCCTTTGTGCCCTGGCTCCATGCACTGCAGACAAAGCACGCTCCACTCACAGAGCAATGCCATCATGCTACACCACAGTGCCATCTAGTGACTCTGCCCTAACTTGCACATCAAATATGCTCAGTCGTTTGCCAGTTTTGTATTAAGGACACTATAGTGATGTATAGAGACAGTGCCAATGAGTACAGATGTCTCTATTTTAATAGTGtgttatacaaaataatacattcatcATTATATAAAGTATACAATATTAGCTGATATACAATTTGGTAAATGAGGAAGGGTTTGGATGGAATTTCtgtgatttgatttatttcaatAGAAGTGAAAGTattctgtctctccttccctttACCCCCTCCTCCCTGTGCTCTCCTCAGCCTGACGACCTGGACCCTTTCCATGACCTTCTGGACGATAGCTCCTTCACTACAGATGTTAATATGCCCAGCCCCAAGCCCAAGTACGCCCAGTGCAAGGAGAGCAAGAAGGACCTGATAACGTAAGCTCATTCACCTAATCCCCCAATGCCTTTCTACTTCTACCTGCTCTTCTCATGCCCTGCCCTCCCTTCATCTACACTCTGTTCATATCTTCCATTTctcctccaaaaacaacataccGTCTCCTTCTGCTGGTGGTGGCTTGCTGTATGATTTCATTAAAGAACCCATTTGTCCACATGACCTTCaagatagatttttttatttattaccgAATGGATCTACTATTATATGTAGTTCGATATTAAACACAGACAGTGAAGCTAAACTGGAAACAATGAGAACAAAATCTAAAGAACCCCTTTCCTGTCACATTCTCTTGTCCTTCCCTATGGGCTGAATGAATGTGTCTATTTTTCCGGTGGCAGATGTCCCACACCGGGGTGTGATGGAAGTGGTCACTTGACGAGCAATTTCGCCTCACATCGAAGGTGTGACTTCCTGTTCTCCTGATGGATTCTAAGTCTATTTCTCTTTATTGTTTTCAGCTTACCTCGACTATGCTGTCAGACTTCTGTAGGCAcaatgtctctctctttgttcggTTGCCCTTTGACTATTTGCAAGTCCAAACCCAAATATGAATCAAATCacacaaacatgcatatttACTAAGCTAATTACTGTTGAATTTATATATATTCTTACTGACAGAACAGAGTATTACTCAGTGGATTGTGTGTAAAACCGTGGAAGCTGATGTTATTCTGTCCTGCAGGCCTTTCCCACTGTGCATTGCAAGCTAAGCGTTTGCCATTCACAACATAAAGGCTTAAAGTAGAATTGCTGAGTGTTGCAATGTGAGGTGTCTGCTACAACTGAATCATATTTCCTGGTAAAGCCGACATGGACTTACAAGATTTCCCCTGTTATGATTTAATTAGGCCTCAAGAAATATGTTACATTGTATGTGGTAACACTgccatttcattttaatagCCAGGGCAGAGgttttaaaacagaacaaatactCAGAGGGTAACAGTCTTGAGTCACTTCCCTGCATTGGCATCATGGTtactttcatttgtttttgaatgttGTGTGCTAGCATGTGTGGATTATCAGCCTACAGCAGATTTTCCTGCTATTAATGTGAAACTAACATGACCTGGTGTATCTTTCAGTCTCTCAGGTTGTCCTTTAGCCGATAAAAGCATTCGAAGTATGCTGGCCAACAACGCACAAGAGCTCAAGTAAGGCCTTGGACAAgtcatgttattatgttgttcaTATGTATAAATCATCTAGTTTTACTGGGAGAGGTTCATGTTGAAGCCATTGTTCATTGAGGAGTGATAGAGTGCTTTATTTGCTAATTTGCTTGCTATTTACTACTGTAACCTGTTGTAACCTTCACATGGTATACTGAATATTCATGCCATTCTAATAATCACAACTAAATAAAAAGGAGTAAAAATCCATTCTAAGTCTGTCACTGTAGACCCTGAGGCCAATCTGTTTCCTCGTCCCCAGGTGCCCGACACCAGGGTGCGATGGTTCGGGACATATCACTGGCAACTACGCATCTCACAGAAGGTAATCCTGCATAATTATTGGTTGGTACATGGTAGATTTTAAAGTAAAGATTCAATGCTTAAGAcatacatttgtattttgtaacaaGACTTACTTTTGCTACCTCATTAGCTAAGGCAGCGCACATTTGTCTGGCATAGATTTAAAAAGTTTACTCTGATCTTCTCTTGGAGTACATACAGTGCCCATGCTTCAGCTCTGTACCTGTGCAATTTGTCTGCAGTCTCTCAGGGTGTCCACGGGCCAGAAAAAGTGGGATAAAGATCATCCACAGCAAAGAGAACAAGGAGGACCAGGAGCCTATCAGGTACAGTAACGGACACCATCcttcctgtcctcctctttcAGACTACACCTCTGAGTCACCTGCTCACATTTTATGCCATGCAGACTATTGCCGAAATATCAGTGGCAAAAGCTTCAATTTTCCTGTCTTCTTTACATGTAACGATGCTCAAGAATAATTCAGCTTCAACAAGACAATTGTGCCGTGAGTTTTCACCGAAATGTTGTGGAGCAGGGAAACTTTGGGAGCACAGGGCTGCAGCAGTTTGAGCACAGAGTGTGCAGTTGCTGGTGAAGCGGAGCTCAGGTAGGGCACAGGAGAGGCAGAGATACAGGCACACACAGATTGATTGGACTCTACCTAAATCCCACAGAGGGCTCCTCTGCCTCAGCCCTGCAGCCTCATTGATTTCTCTAGTGGTGCAGAGCACAAACAGCACACTTTGGCCGTGCTTCATTCGATCTTGTCATTCGCTTGAATTTGGAGGGCAGCTTGGCACAAGTTTCTCTCATGGTATGATGTGTTGGTATTGATGAGAAGTGCTATTAAATCTATGGCAATGTGTATAATTAAATGTATACAATACTGTGAAGCTTCAGGTATGACCTAGCTATAAAAATCGTGTCATTTGTTTTTGGTCATTTggactttattttgttttatgtaatccgaatttaacacacacaaaaaaacatttctctGTGATCTCAGGTGTCCAGTCCCTGGATGTGATGGGCAGGGCCATGTAACAGGGAAGTATGCATCCCACAGGAGTGCGTCGGGGTGTCCCATAGCAGCCAAGCGGCAGAAAGATGGTTACTTAAATGGGATTCAGTTCACATGGAAATCTGGCAAGACAGAGGGTATGTCGTGTCCCACTCCAGGCTGTGATGGCTCGGGGCATGTCAGCGGCAGCTTCCTCACGCATCGTAGGTTAGTTCAACTGAACAAAGGTGTATTCTTAAGATGTGCTAAAAGTGATGCTAAACTGAGATTACTCCTATTAACCAAACATTATTGTGTGATCTAGTTTGTCAGGTTGTCCACGTGCTACATCTGCCATGAGGAAAGCCAGGCTTTCTGGAGTGGAAATGCTTACCATAAAACAACAGCGCATCAGCAACGGTAACTACAACTGCACTACCACTGCACCACCACTCAACCACACAATGTAGTCAATCAGCAACACTGATGTGGGATGATTTAGTGAACACAGTTCCAATTTCAGATAATaaaccaatcaggacgcagtgTGGTAAGGCCTAAATTGGAAATAAACTGCCATTCAAGGGTGGGCTGTAAATAGTCCTAGAGTGGCTCCAATCTGGAAGAACAGAGCTGGTTTACTTGGCAGTAATCAAACATCAAAATCAGGCTGAGATTGTGGCTTTATACTCCATCTGTTTCTCACACACTGGAGCCTGGACTGCAGGACTTCTTCTGTACATAAAAGATATGGCACATATCACACATCTGTGAGCAGTTTTGGTCTTAACTGGCTAAAATAATCTTTCACACTGTGATGATATTATGAcatatcatatttttgtccTGTTGCTTTAATGTTCCGTCTACATATTCTGTAGGGCTGGAGCATGAAGATGAGATTAAACAGCTGGATGAAGAAATCAAAGATTTAAGTGAATCAAATTCACAAGTGGAGACAGATATGATTAAACTCCGAACACAGGTAGTAAGTATCTCTGGCCATGACTTGCGTGAGCATTGATGCTTAATTGCACAGTGTTTTACAGTACTGCTCACTACTGCATCTTTCAGATCACTACAATGGAGTCAAACCTGAAGTGCATAGAGGAGGAAAACAAGGTGATTGAACAGCAAAATGAATCTCTCCTGCATGAGCTGGCCAACCTCAGCCAGTCACTGATTAACAGTTTAGCTAATGTCCAGCTCCCTCATATGGTAAGGGCCACCAGGAACAGCAAGCCGGCAAGTTGCAAATCATAGCTAATGTAGCATTACAGCAGCTTATTCATCTTTTGTAACTGACCACAGGCTATTGTGCATGCTTAGTGCAAGATGTGGCACATTGCTTGTCTTTCCAAAATGTGAGGGAGagagtaatacattttaatgcacaaTGCTGCAATTTAAGTTAATCTTACTTGTCTTTACATATTGTCTTTAGATTTCGAATTTGCGAGGTATGACATGCCATGCCAATGTAGCCTATTgatattcttatttattttattttactttctatTCTGTTTCTATTCTAGCCTAACTGTGACTTCActgaaatgtttaatgtttcgTATATGTGTGCTTCAAATCATGCTTTTCACCAAACcagtatgtgtgcatgtgtgtgtttgtgtgtaaaactaaaatagttggatgtaatgtgttttgttgtcaTTATTTTCAAGAATAAGtaatatgtcatgtgtttccATGTGTTTTACAGAAACCACTGGCGCACAAAGAGCCTCCTTTAAGGCCTAGCTGTCTACAGATGCAGCAGGTACAACAATGGCTTAAATACATAGAATTGTGTTTTCTCTATTCATGGTTtcttaatatgtgtttttttttttttgtgtccaaCAGGAGGCACTAACAGAGCAGAACTTTGATGCATATGTGACCACACTAACAGACATGTACGCAAACCAAGATCAGTACCATACTCCAGAAAACAAAGTCCTGTTGGAAAATATCAAACAAGCTGTTCAAGGGATCCAAGTCTAACCGTGTGCAGAGACACTTATCCTCCTGCAGGGGGCAGCTGCTCTCAAATCCACAGACATCAAGGCAGTTTGATCCTTCATTCGGTGCGGTAACTTCTACAGTGTtatatatttactattatttaaaaaaaagaggtATTATGCTTAAAAACGCCtcaatattgtttgtttttttttcttttgggtcTTGCTTTAAGGAAGAACATTAAAAAATCAACTGCAAAATAGTTTTTGAAGACATTCACATTTTGTACGTTTTCATATGAGCTGACATAGTGTCATGTAATGTTTATAGCTGCTCATGTATGCACATTTTTAGTGTATATTTCTGAACAGGAAGCTAATGATATTGGAACGCAAGTTCTTTTTATTGCTTAACAACAAGCATTTTAGATCAAAAAAGTTgaaagtgaataaaaaaaactaaagcaggAGGAAGCATTTTAGTTTCTCCTCATGGATGATTTTGACTTTTAGGTGTTTTCCTTCTTGCTTGTAGATTGTTTAAAGCAAGAACTGATTTGCCAATCTTCTTTTCCGACAATGCTTgagaaatgtttgtgttttgttttgataaaagAAGTGTAGCTAGGTGGGGGCTTTTTAACAGGTGCTGTAGATGATTCTGAAGAGGAAACTGACCTGATgtttgtatgaatgtatgtgaaCAGTGCTATTGTAAACATCATTACACGGAAACCCGATGGTGGCAATCCCAGTATCTCGGAGAGAGTCACATGGTGCATGCATGAACACATGCTCTTTCtgatctcaaactgaaaaatgtgTAAAGACAATGACCTTTAGAGACACGTTTTAGTCTTTAGTGAGAAATCTGCTCTATTTCGAGTCCCATGAGGATCAAGACATGTCTCAgcaatattataataatgaatCATTTGTTTATTGTAGGTACGGGATGCAATCCACAAAGAAAAATGGATGGGTATATGCAATTTCATGTTTATAAGCATAGTGGGGTTATGTGAATCTTTTTAATATAACCTATGTAAATTATTGATTTTTATACAAATCTTTTAATACAAaaagtctttttaaaaaaagagagGAGCAAACCTGGACACTGAGTTTAAAAGCAAAAATCTATGAGTTCCCCTTTTTTCTGTACGATTTTGCACAGGGACACCTTCGTTTCCATGTTTTGATGTTGTTACAGAAACTTGCCGCAGTACCCGAGGGTTTTGTAAAGAGTATTTATAAAGTATGACAGCGGGACTTACAGGGTCACTGTCCCCACTTATGTGCCAGTAGACTATTTGCACTTGTCCTTGAAGATATTATCCTTATGTACGGCGGTGTGCAATTTTCCATGTGACCTCTTTGGCACACGATTGGAGCAACCCACTGCTTGGAGCCACTTTAGGTGTGGAATTAGTACCACTGAGAGAAACAGGGACTTTGAATCAGAGAGTAGGATGTTTATATCCATAGCACCTATACTGTAGGCTATAATCGAGtgtaaaaacattcattcttgctATGTTTTAGGAAGATAAAGTTATCCCCCAGCAGCACTTTATATCTAATCACTGTACAAAGGATTAAATAGTCAATCAATTCAaggttttttaaaaatctgaattAAACTAGGGCTCTCTTCCCTGATGCAGGAGAAGTGAGTCCTTATAGGGGTTATACAATCCAGCATCATGCCTGTATGCCTGACTGTATGCACCCCTTCATCCTGTCGTAGTTGTTAGACGTCATCTCCAAAATTTGCCTTTTTGAGAGCTAAAGCAAAAGGTGCTTGTCTTTCACCTGACTCAATCTCATCTATTGTACTTTACTGTCCTCTTTCAGGACTCAAATACCCACCATTCATTGACTGCATATGCCTTTTCCACTGCATTGTGTCTGCAGCTTCTGCCAGTATAGTAATGCTTCAGTAGAGTAATAGCTAGTACCAGTTTTTGAATTAATTCTCATTGTCAATGAAATGGAAAAGGGATTATAAAGCACAAACTGGCTGCTCATCTAATGTTGGTACATAAATAACAATCCTAAAAGAGTTATCTGTGACTATCTATAGGGAATACAAAAGGTCGTCACTTATTTAGAATGCTGACTTTTCAAATAATTGTGAATTTATCCATCAgagtttaatattttatttgagcCAACTGATTTGGAGGTTGATTTCAGTGACCATAACAAGGACAGGATTTTGTATAAACTATTGTGCTCTGTGGAACTgaggtttgatttatttttgtactacACAGCATGGATttgttgacattttaattttgctataaATGTGTGAGATCACAAGTTGCTGTGATATTTCATTTATAAATTGTGAACTTTGTACAATTTTGTCATGCTGGATGTTGACACATCTTACTCTAAATAAAGGAAAATGTGTTGCCAGAGACCTGTACAATAGTTCTTCCTTGTCTCGTTTTCTTAAAAATACTTCATTACCACTAGGGGGCAGTCAACTGTTAATTATTAGCCACGGATTAACAAGCTCATCTAGAAGTGTAGCTATTGCCAAATGTGTACATTACAAGTGTGTATTTACAGTCAATACAAATAGGCAATAGAATGCGATTAAAGTAGACTGCATTAATGCACTGTATAATGAGATGTCTTTATCTAATGGGCTACTGAATAAAGGACGCAGccaggtttatttgtgtttcagCCAAGGCAATCCTGTGGGCCACTTTAGGAAGGCAATAAGCTCTGAtatacattgattttttttatttatttttttaactgtccaGTATTTGCACTATTATAAAAGCTTTCATATTTGGGTTGAACGCATAGACTTATTAGTCTAAGACAATGAGGACAATTACTTCCactgacaataaaaaacaagcgttaaaagtgcattttgaTTCACGTTAGCAGACGTGTCACCATGTCTGCCCAGCAGATGGCAGCACATTCAACCCAATACACTTGTGCAGTAGATTTGGATTTGTGAATTTGTGCACGACATTGAATGATATTCTTATCCAAATAACATTTCTTACATGTCAAAGGGCATACTATGAAAAAAGTTACTGAAAAATAGATAGATAGTGCGGCCTAAAAGTGAATTCTGTAGACTCGCCCGAAATTcctgtatttgaatatttgataCATGTCGTGTGTAAAGTTGTGTAAAGTTGTGCAAAgttgtgtactactgtgtattACGCACCAACCTTGTGAATGAATCTACGTGCAGGAACGTTCAAACCCGGCGCCAGGGAGTTAATGGAGGAGTTTggctcgctctctttctctctctccttctctctctctctctctgtcttccctctctcttttcccctctatctttctctctctgtctcttccctctctctctcactctttctctgtctctttctctctgtctatttctctctctctctttgcgctcactctggctgtgtgtgtgtgtgtgcgtgcctctctctttctctctctttgcactcactctggctgtgtgtgtgtgtgtgtgcgcgtgcctctctctttctctctctttgcgctcactctggctgtgtgtgtgtgtgcctctctctttctctctctttgtgctcactctggctgtgtgtgtgtgcgtgcctctctctttctctctctttgtgctcactctggctgtgtgtgtgtgtgtgcctctctctttctctctctttgcactcactctggctgtgtgtgtgcctctctctttctctctctttgcactcactctggctgtgtgtgtgtgtgtgtgtgcgtgcctctctctttctctctctttgcgctcactctggctgtgtgtgtgtgtgtgcgtgcctctctctttctctctttctttctctctctttgcgctcactctggctgtgtgtgtgtgcttctctctttctctctctttgcgctcactctggctgtgtgtgtgtgcctctctctttctctctctttgcgttcactctggctgtgtgtgtgtgcgtgcctctctctttctctctctttgcgctcactctggctgtgtgtgtgtgcgtgcctctctctttctctctctttgcgctcactctggctgtgtgtgtgtgcgtgcctctctctttctctctctttgcgctcactctggctgtgtgtgtgcctctctctttctctctctttgcgctcactctggctgtgtgtgtgtgtgtgtgtgtgcgtgcctctctctttctctctctttgcgctcactctggctgtgtgtgtgtgcgtgcgcctctctctttctctctctttgcgctcactctggctgtgtgtgtgcctctctctttctctctctttgcgctcactctggctgtgtgtgtgtgtgtgtgtgtgtgtgcgtgcctctctctttctctctctttgcgctcactctggctgtgtgtgtgcgtgcctctctctttctctctctttgcgctcactctgtctgtgtgtgtgcctctctctttctctctctttgcgctcactctggctgtgtgtgtgcgtgcctctctctttctctctctttgcgctcactctggctgtgtgtgtgtgtgtgtgtgcgtgcctctctctttctctctctttgcgctcactctggctgtgtgtgtgtgcgtgcctctctctttctctctctttgcgctcactctgtctgtgtgtgtgtgcgtgcctctctctttctctctctttgcgctcactctggctgtgtgtgtgtgtgtgcgtgcctctctctttctctctctttgcgctcactctggctgtgtgtgtgtgcgtgcctctctctttctctctctttgcgctcactctggctgtgtgtgtgtgcgtgcctctctctttctctctctttgcgctcactctggctgtgtgtgtgtgtgtgcctctctctttctctctctttgcgctcactctggctgtgtgtgtgtgcttctctctttctctctctttgcgctcactctggctgtgtgtgtgtgtgcctctctctttctctctctttgcgttcactctggctgtgtgtgtgtgcgtgcctctctctttctctctcttcgcGTTCactctggctgtgtgtgtgcctctctctttctctctctttgcgctCACTCtggctatgtgtgtgtgtgtgcgtgcctctctctttctctctctttgcgctCACTCTGgctatgtgtgtgcgtgtgcgtgcctctctctttctctctctttgcgctcactctgtctgtgtgtgtgtgcgtgcctctctctttctctctctttgcgctcactctggctgtgtgtgtgtgcgtgcctctctctttctctctctttgcgctcactctggctgtgtgtgtgtgtgtgtgtgtgtgtgtgtgtgtgtgcgtgcctctctctttctctctctttgcgctcactctgtctgtgtgtgtgtgtgtgcctctctctttctctctctttgcgctcactctggctgtgtgtgtgtgcgtgcctctctctttctctctctttgcgctcactctggctgtgtgtgtgtgcgtgcctctctctttctctctctttgcgctcactctggctgtgtgtgtgtgcgtgcctctctctttctctctctttgcgctcactctggctgtgtgtgtgtgcgtgcctctctctttctctctctttgcgctcactctggctgtgtgtgtgtgcgtgcctctctctttctctctctttgcgctcactctggctgtgtgtgtgtgcgtgcctctctctttctctctctttgcgctcactctggctgtgtgtgtgtgcgtgcctctctctttctctctctttgcgctcactctggctgtgtgtgtgtgcgtgcctctctctttctctctctttgcgctcactctgtctgtgtgtgtgtggcagctGGCGCTCTGTTGCTCGGCTCCAGCTCACTGCTAAGCAATGGCGCTGCGGGCTGGCCACTTCTCCTTCGCCCCTCGGTGTCTGCTCGCGGTGGCAGTGCTGTTGCTCGCAGGCGGACCGCAGTTGGCTCGATCATGCCCCAGTCGCTGCTTGTGTTTTCGGACAACCGTGAGATGTATGCATTTGAACCTG from Periophthalmus magnuspinnatus isolate fPerMag1 chromosome 22, fPerMag1.2.pri, whole genome shotgun sequence includes these protein-coding regions:
- the LOC129457354 gene encoding LOW QUALITY PROTEIN: zinc finger CCCH domain-containing protein 13 (The sequence of the model RefSeq protein was modified relative to this genomic sequence to represent the inferred CDS: substituted 9 bases at 9 genomic stop codons), whose amino-acid sequence is ERKREARTHTQPEXAQRERKREARTHTQPEXAQRERKREARTHTQPEXAQRERKREARTHTQPEXAQRERKREARTHTQPEXAQRERKREAHTHTQTEXAQRERKREARTHTHTHTHTHTQPEXAQRERKREARTHTQPEXAQERKREARTHTQPEXAQ